One segment of Paenibacillus rhizovicinus DNA contains the following:
- a CDS encoding sugar phosphate isomerase/epimerase family protein, translating into MLKGINQWCFPEGTDLDTLFSHSSKAGFDAVELNLYEPGGVGLTLESTAAEAESIKRKAESYGIQLRSLSTGLMWANSLSSEDEHARAKGRAIVEKQIELAHAMDIDTILVVPAFVKKEGDHGYDVAYRRSQAELAKLVPLAERNRVNIAIENVWNKFLLSPLEMARYIDELGSSWVGAYFDVGNVLNFGFPEQWIRILGPRIRKVHVKDFKLNVGNITGFVPLLAGDVDWPEVCKALREIGYADTLTAELNIYAANPYQTAYDTARHLDIILGGSAQ; encoded by the coding sequence ATGCTGAAGGGGATTAATCAGTGGTGCTTTCCAGAAGGAACGGATCTCGACACCTTGTTCTCGCATAGCAGCAAAGCCGGCTTCGACGCGGTCGAGCTGAACCTGTACGAGCCGGGCGGGGTTGGACTGACGCTGGAATCTACGGCGGCTGAAGCGGAAAGCATCAAACGGAAGGCGGAGTCGTACGGCATTCAATTAAGGAGCTTGTCGACCGGACTGATGTGGGCGAATTCCCTGTCCTCCGAAGACGAGCATGCCAGAGCCAAAGGAAGGGCCATCGTCGAGAAGCAGATCGAGCTGGCCCATGCGATGGACATCGATACCATCCTCGTCGTTCCGGCGTTCGTCAAGAAGGAAGGCGATCACGGCTACGATGTCGCTTACCGGCGCAGCCAGGCGGAGCTCGCCAAGCTGGTGCCGCTCGCGGAGCGGAATCGCGTCAACATCGCCATCGAGAACGTATGGAACAAGTTTCTGCTGTCGCCGCTGGAGATGGCCCGGTACATCGACGAGCTTGGATCTTCCTGGGTCGGCGCGTACTTCGACGTCGGCAACGTGCTCAATTTCGGCTTTCCCGAGCAGTGGATTCGTATTCTGGGCCCGCGGATTCGCAAGGTTCACGTGAAGGACTTCAAGCTGAACGTCGGCAATATCACCGGCTTCGTCCCTCTGCTGGCGGGCGATGTGGATTGGCCGGAAGTGTGCAAGGCGCTTCGCGAAATCGGCTATGCGGATACGCTCACCGCGGAGCTGAACATCTACGCGGCGAATCCGTATCAAACCGCGTACGATACGGCACGGCATTTGGATATCATCTTGGGCGGAAGCGCCCAATAG
- a CDS encoding Gfo/Idh/MocA family protein: MSKVRVGFVGAGGIASAHMEALVRNEKVQLTAVCDVVQASAHRAAEKYGMQAYSDFDSLLDAEEVDALFVCVPPFAHGDIEEKACAKGIHLFVEKPLGLDMNVIRKKAAIIRDAGIMSSSGYVLRYLDTASKARAYLQGKTIGMVRAHYMTGFVSTPWWRDMAKSGGQLVEQTTHTVDMVRFLAGDVSKVYAQMALRVMGDIENLNIPDVGTVALTFESGAIGHVDTCFIQPDHRVGVEVQGKDFRVLVEGSKLTITDKEGTQTVNSETEDIMFAQDSAFIDAVITGNRSLILAPYDDALRTVEITLAANQSALSGNPVQLGEGA; encoded by the coding sequence ATGAGCAAGGTGAGAGTCGGATTCGTAGGCGCCGGCGGCATTGCGTCCGCCCATATGGAGGCGCTTGTCAGGAATGAGAAGGTACAGCTGACGGCTGTATGCGACGTCGTGCAGGCCAGCGCGCACAGAGCCGCGGAAAAATACGGGATGCAGGCCTATTCGGACTTCGATTCGCTGTTGGACGCGGAAGAGGTGGATGCGCTGTTCGTTTGCGTACCGCCATTCGCCCACGGCGATATCGAAGAGAAGGCCTGCGCGAAAGGGATTCATCTGTTCGTGGAGAAGCCGCTCGGTCTGGATATGAACGTCATTCGGAAGAAAGCGGCGATCATTCGCGATGCGGGCATTATGAGCTCCTCGGGTTACGTGCTGCGGTATTTGGACACGGCTTCCAAGGCCAGGGCGTATTTGCAGGGCAAAACGATCGGCATGGTCCGCGCCCACTATATGACCGGCTTCGTTTCCACCCCATGGTGGAGAGACATGGCCAAGTCCGGCGGGCAGCTCGTGGAGCAGACGACGCATACCGTGGACATGGTTCGTTTCCTTGCCGGCGATGTCAGCAAGGTCTATGCGCAGATGGCACTTCGCGTCATGGGCGACATCGAGAACCTCAACATTCCGGATGTCGGCACGGTAGCGCTAACGTTCGAGTCCGGCGCGATCGGGCATGTGGATACCTGCTTTATTCAGCCGGATCACCGGGTAGGCGTAGAGGTGCAGGGGAAGGATTTCCGCGTGCTGGTGGAAGGCTCCAAGCTGACGATTACGGACAAGGAAGGCACGCAAACGGTGAACAGCGAGACGGAGGACATCATGTTCGCCCAGGACAGCGCGTTCATCGATGCCGTGATTACCGGGAATCGGTCGCTCATTCTGGCGCCGTATGACGATGCCTTGCGCACGGTGGAAATTACGCTGGCCGCCAATCAGTCTGCGCTAAGCGGTAATCCGGTACAGCTGGGCGAGGGGGCGTAG
- a CDS encoding sugar phosphate isomerase/epimerase family protein, whose translation MDVKLACMTLPYAAHPFERALEGIARAGYRYVAFGTPHRNASVVDPEDQASVERVRELLTRFGLEPAMLLAHAQMHHTEPVEGALQQIRLAHALGIPEVNALGFWGYHRFPDEPLSAEEYETNSREFAAFFARLAQEAERLGVVVSLKPHTGNTATAKLLRGTVDAIGSPSVKACYDPGNISYYEGLDPLPGFESVVPLLASFIAKDHETGLRRYAFPVPGEGDMPFAAMFRQMAEAGFSGPVVVEKLDGDGTPLPLEELDRRVARARTNLERLLVQASET comes from the coding sequence ATGGACGTGAAGCTTGCCTGCATGACGCTGCCTTATGCCGCGCATCCGTTCGAACGTGCGCTGGAAGGCATTGCAAGGGCGGGGTATCGTTACGTGGCGTTCGGAACGCCGCATAGGAACGCGTCCGTCGTCGATCCGGAGGATCAAGCATCGGTCGAGCGGGTAAGGGAGCTGTTGACCCGGTTCGGGCTTGAGCCGGCCATGCTCCTCGCCCATGCGCAGATGCACCATACGGAACCGGTGGAAGGGGCGCTGCAGCAGATCCGGCTTGCGCATGCATTAGGTATTCCGGAAGTGAACGCGCTGGGCTTCTGGGGCTACCATCGCTTCCCAGACGAGCCGTTGTCGGCGGAGGAATATGAAACGAACAGCAGGGAGTTCGCGGCGTTCTTCGCCCGGCTCGCGCAAGAAGCGGAGCGGCTCGGCGTGGTCGTCTCGCTCAAGCCCCATACTGGGAATACCGCGACGGCCAAGCTGCTGCGCGGCACGGTGGACGCCATCGGATCGCCAAGCGTCAAAGCCTGCTACGATCCCGGCAACATCAGCTATTACGAGGGATTGGACCCGCTGCCCGGGTTCGAATCGGTGGTGCCGCTGCTCGCCTCGTTTATCGCGAAAGATCATGAAACCGGGCTGAGACGGTATGCCTTTCCCGTCCCCGGCGAAGGAGACATGCCGTTCGCCGCGATGTTCCGGCAAATGGCGGAAGCGGGATTCAGCGGACCGGTCGTGGTCGAGAAGCTCGACGGCGACGGAACGCCGCTGCCGCTGGAGGAGCTGGATCGCCGGGTGGCACGGGCGAGAACAAATCTGGAGCGCTTGCTCGTGCAGGCAAGCGAAACGTGA